From a region of the Daphnia magna isolate NIES linkage group LG1, ASM2063170v1.1, whole genome shotgun sequence genome:
- the LOC116930124 gene encoding ribosomal protein S6 kinase alpha-5 isoform X1: MGVHTQGESGFFDDDSDELPAMVQNESIEQHETANATVVNLTGRGRVDMSNFELLKVLGTGAYGKVFLVRKQGGNDHGTLYAMKVLKKASIVQKKKTAEHTMTERQVLEAVRQSPFLVTLYYAFQTDAKLHLILDYVSGGELFTHLYQRERFAENEVRIYIAEIILALEHLHKLGIIYRDIKLENILLDSQGHIVLTDFGLSKEFLPHEKNTRAYSFCGTIEYMAPEIVRGGGAGHDMAVDWWGVGVLTYELLTGASPFTVEGEKNNQQEISRRILSIHPPIPGELSMEVKDFISQLLTKDPSRRLGGGPSDAAELKQHSFFRNLNWDEVGKKLVRAPFIPRIADELDVSNFAEEFTGMAATDSPAIVPANVDKIFKGYSYIAPSILFTDNIISEDLFAISADNKPTLSNIIGARFKNSTFFLHYHMDLREQMLGDGSFSICRRCVHKASGQEMAVKIVSRRLDCSQEISLLRSCQGHPNVVRLHDVFYDEAHTYIVMELLKGGELLQRIRHQKQFTESQAARIWQKLVAGVHHVHSKGIVHRDLKPENLLFESTEEDAELKIVDFGFARFKPEPQKLLNTPCFTLQYAAPEVLKTALVPKDGRYENGYDESCDLWSLGVILYTMLSGRAPFHANGREGNASAVMQRIKTGDFDFDGDAWKHVSSRAKNIVQGLLTVDPQKRLTLNEVMASSWLVPKIREPPLGFTPLMTPGILSIRSFAKTTELAVKQTIDAFHMAAREGFRLQDVCNARLAQRRKAKRSSNDARSVSTSSSFSSSSSGNSSMRTASKGEGSASWSSVGFTPRKMTSEDDNVFSFREARVQEYLSSLSEAESSSRDSFHKLQDKEESRSTKNSWGNGICDSLPSVVDDKIKEAPPAQDLSLPGPSSNDSIILMPISSSTRSKKRQPIKMLLHTNPLGQRGEMNCEEDASLACTKSWKQHQEYSGATEFERPLTRARKRHMAHVNDVQPYIQPIPKRRKNL, translated from the exons ATGGGTGTACACACTCAAGGAGAGAGTGGATTCTTCGACGACGATTCAGACGAATTGCCGGCCATGGTTCAAAACGAATCCATTGAGCAGCACGAAACGGCTAACGCCACTGTCG TTAACCTGACCGGACGAGGCCGTGTAGATATGTCCAACTTCGAATTGCTGAAAGTACTCGGAACTGGAG CTTACGGAAAAGTGTTCCTGGTGAGGAAGCAAGGTGGCAATGACCACGGAACTCTTTACGCCATGAAGGTGTTGAAGAAGGCTTCCATcgttcaaaagaagaagacggccgAACACACCATGACGGAGCGCCAGGTTCTCGAAGCCGTCCGACAATCTCCGTTCCTAGTGACTCTCTATTACGCCTTCCAGACCGACGCCAAGCTCCACCTCATTCTCG ATTACGTCAGTGGAGGAGAGCTTTTCACTCACCTCTATCAACGGGAAAGATTCGCAGAGAACGAAGTGCGCATCTACATAGCCGAGATCATTTTAGCACTGGAGCATTTACACAag CTCGGCATCATCTACCGCGATATCAAGCTGGAAAATATTCTTCTCGACTCGCAAGGCCACATCGTATTGACCGACTTTGGACTTAGCAAGGAATTCTTGCCGCACGAGAAG aaTACTAGAGCCTATTCGTTTTGCGGTACGATTGAATACATGGCCCCGGAGATCGTGCGTGGCGGAGGCGCAGGCCACGATATg GCGGTCGATTGGTGGGGCGTAGGAGTTCTAACCTACGAGCTGCTAACAGGAGCATCACCTTTTACAGTCGAAGGCGAGAAAAACAACCAGCAGGAGATTTCCAG ACGTATTTTGAGCATCCATCCGCCTATTCCGGGCGAATTATCGATGGAGGTAAAAGACTTCATTAGTCAATTGCTGACCAAGGATCCGAGCCGTCGGCTTGGTGGGGGCCCATCAGATGCTGCGGAGCTCAAACAACATTCCTTTTTTAGA AATTTGAACTGGGATGAAGTGGGCAAAAAATTAGTACGTGCGCCATTCATACCGCGCATCGCCGACGAACTGGATGTCAGCAATTTCGCAGAAGAATTCACCGGAATGGCAGCGACAGATTCCCCTGCAATAGTTCCCGCCAACGTCGATAAAATTTTCAAG GGTTACTCTTATATAGCCCCGTCTATCCTGTTTACGGACAATATAATCAGCGAAGATTTATTCGCCATATCAGCTGACAACAAACCTACGCTGTCCAACATCATTGGCGCGAGATTTAAG AATTCCACCTTTTTCCTTCATTATCATATGGACTTACGGGAACAAATGCTCGGTGATGGCAGCTTCTCGATTTGTCGGCGCTGCGTCCATAAAGCGAGCGGCCAAGAAATGGCGGTTAAAATTGTTTCCCGTCGCCTTGACTGCAGCCAAGAAATCAGCTTACTGCGCAGCTGCCAAGGCCATCCGAATGTGGTGCGACTGCACGACGTCTTTTACGATGAG GCTCACACGTACATCGTCATGGAGTTGTTGAAAGGAGGTGAACTTCTTCAGCGCATCCGACACCAAAAGCAATTTACGGAATCGCAAGCGGCCCGTATTTGGCAGAAATTAGTGGCAGGTGTTCATCATGTTCATAGCAAAGGCATCGTCCATCGCGATTTGAAGCCAGAg AATCTGTTGTTTGAGAGCACGGAAGAGGATGCCGAATTGAAAATCGTTGATTTTGGATTTGCTCGATTCAAACCCGAACCGCAGAAACTATTAAACACGCCTTGCTTCACGCTTCAGTACGCCGCTCCGGAAGTACTAAAAACCGCTCTGGTGCCGAAAGATGGACGTTACGAGAACGGATACGACGAGAGCTGCGATTTGTGGAGCCTCGGAGTCATCCTG TACACGATGCTGTCCGGGCGAGCCCCTTTTCACGCCAACGGCCGTGAAGGAAATGCCTCTGCAGTTATGCAGCGTATCAAGACgggtgattttgatttcgacgGCGACGCATGGAAACATGTCTCTTCCAGGGCGAAAAATATAGTACAAG gtctttTGACGGTCGACCCCCAAAAACGGTTGACTTTAAACGAAGTCATGGCTTCTAGTTGGCTAGTGCCAAAAATTCGTGAACCTCCACTCGGCTTCACGCCGTTAATGACTCCTGGAATATTGTCCATTCGGTCTTTTGCCAAGACAACTGAACTGGCTGTCAAACAAACTATAGATGCCTTCCATATGGCCGCCAGGGAGGGATTCAGATTACAG GACGTGTGCAATGCAAGATTGGCTCAACGTCGCAAAGCCAAACGGTCATCCAATGACGCTAGAAGCGTTTCCACTTCCAGTAGTTTCTCGTCAAGTTCTTCAG GCAACTCGTCGATGCGAACAGCCAGCAAAGGGGAAGGCTCTGCCTCTTGGTCTTCCGTTGGCTTCACGCCACGCAAAATGACGTCGGAAGACGACAACGTGTTCAGCTTTCGCGAGGCCCGTGTTCAAGAATATCTGTCCAGCTTGTCGGAGGCTGAGTCTTCAAGTCGGGACTCTTTCCACAAGCTGCAAGACAAAGAGGAATCGCGTTCCACCAAGAACAGCTGG GGTAATGGTATCTGTGATAGTCTTCCCTCTGTCGTTGACGATAAAATCAAGGAGGCTCCTCCGGCGCAAGATTTGAGCCTACCCGGACCAAGTAGCAATGACAGCATCATTCTCATGCCTATTTCGTCGTCAACAAGATCCAAAAAGAGGCAACCCATTAAGATGTTATTGCACACCAACCCGCTAGGCCAACGTGGCGAAATGAATTGCGAAGAAGATGCGTCACTGGCGTGCACAAAGAGTtggaaacagcatcaagaATATTCTGGAGCGACAGAATTCGAACGTCCACTAACGCGAGCCCGCAAGCGTCACATGGCTCACGTCAACGATGTTCAACCTTATATTCAACCCATCCCTAAGCGACGAAAGAATTTATGa
- the LOC116930124 gene encoding ribosomal protein S6 kinase alpha-5 isoform X2, whose product MSRPEANVVTHELTEVNLTGRGRVDMSNFELLKVLGTGAYGKVFLVRKQGGNDHGTLYAMKVLKKASIVQKKKTAEHTMTERQVLEAVRQSPFLVTLYYAFQTDAKLHLILDYVSGGELFTHLYQRERFAENEVRIYIAEIILALEHLHKLGIIYRDIKLENILLDSQGHIVLTDFGLSKEFLPHEKNTRAYSFCGTIEYMAPEIVRGGGAGHDMAVDWWGVGVLTYELLTGASPFTVEGEKNNQQEISRRILSIHPPIPGELSMEVKDFISQLLTKDPSRRLGGGPSDAAELKQHSFFRNLNWDEVGKKLVRAPFIPRIADELDVSNFAEEFTGMAATDSPAIVPANVDKIFKGYSYIAPSILFTDNIISEDLFAISADNKPTLSNIIGARFKNSTFFLHYHMDLREQMLGDGSFSICRRCVHKASGQEMAVKIVSRRLDCSQEISLLRSCQGHPNVVRLHDVFYDEAHTYIVMELLKGGELLQRIRHQKQFTESQAARIWQKLVAGVHHVHSKGIVHRDLKPENLLFESTEEDAELKIVDFGFARFKPEPQKLLNTPCFTLQYAAPEVLKTALVPKDGRYENGYDESCDLWSLGVILYTMLSGRAPFHANGREGNASAVMQRIKTGDFDFDGDAWKHVSSRAKNIVQGLLTVDPQKRLTLNEVMASSWLVPKIREPPLGFTPLMTPGILSIRSFAKTTELAVKQTIDAFHMAAREGFRLQDVCNARLAQRRKAKRSSNDARSVSTSSSFSSSSSGNSSMRTASKGEGSASWSSVGFTPRKMTSEDDNVFSFREARVQEYLSSLSEAESSSRDSFHKLQDKEESRSTKNSWGNGICDSLPSVVDDKIKEAPPAQDLSLPGPSSNDSIILMPISSSTRSKKRQPIKMLLHTNPLGQRGEMNCEEDASLACTKSWKQHQEYSGATEFERPLTRARKRHMAHVNDVQPYIQPIPKRRKNL is encoded by the exons atgtctcgTCCAGAAGCCAACGTGGTAACCCATGAGTTAACCGAAG TTAACCTGACCGGACGAGGCCGTGTAGATATGTCCAACTTCGAATTGCTGAAAGTACTCGGAACTGGAG CTTACGGAAAAGTGTTCCTGGTGAGGAAGCAAGGTGGCAATGACCACGGAACTCTTTACGCCATGAAGGTGTTGAAGAAGGCTTCCATcgttcaaaagaagaagacggccgAACACACCATGACGGAGCGCCAGGTTCTCGAAGCCGTCCGACAATCTCCGTTCCTAGTGACTCTCTATTACGCCTTCCAGACCGACGCCAAGCTCCACCTCATTCTCG ATTACGTCAGTGGAGGAGAGCTTTTCACTCACCTCTATCAACGGGAAAGATTCGCAGAGAACGAAGTGCGCATCTACATAGCCGAGATCATTTTAGCACTGGAGCATTTACACAag CTCGGCATCATCTACCGCGATATCAAGCTGGAAAATATTCTTCTCGACTCGCAAGGCCACATCGTATTGACCGACTTTGGACTTAGCAAGGAATTCTTGCCGCACGAGAAG aaTACTAGAGCCTATTCGTTTTGCGGTACGATTGAATACATGGCCCCGGAGATCGTGCGTGGCGGAGGCGCAGGCCACGATATg GCGGTCGATTGGTGGGGCGTAGGAGTTCTAACCTACGAGCTGCTAACAGGAGCATCACCTTTTACAGTCGAAGGCGAGAAAAACAACCAGCAGGAGATTTCCAG ACGTATTTTGAGCATCCATCCGCCTATTCCGGGCGAATTATCGATGGAGGTAAAAGACTTCATTAGTCAATTGCTGACCAAGGATCCGAGCCGTCGGCTTGGTGGGGGCCCATCAGATGCTGCGGAGCTCAAACAACATTCCTTTTTTAGA AATTTGAACTGGGATGAAGTGGGCAAAAAATTAGTACGTGCGCCATTCATACCGCGCATCGCCGACGAACTGGATGTCAGCAATTTCGCAGAAGAATTCACCGGAATGGCAGCGACAGATTCCCCTGCAATAGTTCCCGCCAACGTCGATAAAATTTTCAAG GGTTACTCTTATATAGCCCCGTCTATCCTGTTTACGGACAATATAATCAGCGAAGATTTATTCGCCATATCAGCTGACAACAAACCTACGCTGTCCAACATCATTGGCGCGAGATTTAAG AATTCCACCTTTTTCCTTCATTATCATATGGACTTACGGGAACAAATGCTCGGTGATGGCAGCTTCTCGATTTGTCGGCGCTGCGTCCATAAAGCGAGCGGCCAAGAAATGGCGGTTAAAATTGTTTCCCGTCGCCTTGACTGCAGCCAAGAAATCAGCTTACTGCGCAGCTGCCAAGGCCATCCGAATGTGGTGCGACTGCACGACGTCTTTTACGATGAG GCTCACACGTACATCGTCATGGAGTTGTTGAAAGGAGGTGAACTTCTTCAGCGCATCCGACACCAAAAGCAATTTACGGAATCGCAAGCGGCCCGTATTTGGCAGAAATTAGTGGCAGGTGTTCATCATGTTCATAGCAAAGGCATCGTCCATCGCGATTTGAAGCCAGAg AATCTGTTGTTTGAGAGCACGGAAGAGGATGCCGAATTGAAAATCGTTGATTTTGGATTTGCTCGATTCAAACCCGAACCGCAGAAACTATTAAACACGCCTTGCTTCACGCTTCAGTACGCCGCTCCGGAAGTACTAAAAACCGCTCTGGTGCCGAAAGATGGACGTTACGAGAACGGATACGACGAGAGCTGCGATTTGTGGAGCCTCGGAGTCATCCTG TACACGATGCTGTCCGGGCGAGCCCCTTTTCACGCCAACGGCCGTGAAGGAAATGCCTCTGCAGTTATGCAGCGTATCAAGACgggtgattttgatttcgacgGCGACGCATGGAAACATGTCTCTTCCAGGGCGAAAAATATAGTACAAG gtctttTGACGGTCGACCCCCAAAAACGGTTGACTTTAAACGAAGTCATGGCTTCTAGTTGGCTAGTGCCAAAAATTCGTGAACCTCCACTCGGCTTCACGCCGTTAATGACTCCTGGAATATTGTCCATTCGGTCTTTTGCCAAGACAACTGAACTGGCTGTCAAACAAACTATAGATGCCTTCCATATGGCCGCCAGGGAGGGATTCAGATTACAG GACGTGTGCAATGCAAGATTGGCTCAACGTCGCAAAGCCAAACGGTCATCCAATGACGCTAGAAGCGTTTCCACTTCCAGTAGTTTCTCGTCAAGTTCTTCAG GCAACTCGTCGATGCGAACAGCCAGCAAAGGGGAAGGCTCTGCCTCTTGGTCTTCCGTTGGCTTCACGCCACGCAAAATGACGTCGGAAGACGACAACGTGTTCAGCTTTCGCGAGGCCCGTGTTCAAGAATATCTGTCCAGCTTGTCGGAGGCTGAGTCTTCAAGTCGGGACTCTTTCCACAAGCTGCAAGACAAAGAGGAATCGCGTTCCACCAAGAACAGCTGG GGTAATGGTATCTGTGATAGTCTTCCCTCTGTCGTTGACGATAAAATCAAGGAGGCTCCTCCGGCGCAAGATTTGAGCCTACCCGGACCAAGTAGCAATGACAGCATCATTCTCATGCCTATTTCGTCGTCAACAAGATCCAAAAAGAGGCAACCCATTAAGATGTTATTGCACACCAACCCGCTAGGCCAACGTGGCGAAATGAATTGCGAAGAAGATGCGTCACTGGCGTGCACAAAGAGTtggaaacagcatcaagaATATTCTGGAGCGACAGAATTCGAACGTCCACTAACGCGAGCCCGCAAGCGTCACATGGCTCACGTCAACGATGTTCAACCTTATATTCAACCCATCCCTAAGCGACGAAAGAATTTATGa